From the Oncorhynchus nerka isolate Pitt River linkage group LG28, Oner_Uvic_2.0, whole genome shotgun sequence genome, one window contains:
- the tha1 gene encoding threonine aldolase 1, translating into MFLKTLKIPARALLQCVNRSVISPKHRVRLGRGPSRLYYEVAKPVDPSLSGASSARTVDLRSDTVTKPGAAMRQAMAEAEVGDDVFGEDPTVNELQKMAAEVFGMEAALYVPSGTMANLIAVMVHCRERGDEMIVGDLSHLHIYEQGGSAQLAGVHSTTVTNLPDGTFDLDQLESKIRHGYPDAHYPRSRLVCVENTHNIQGGRVLPLPFLQEVKALADRYGLAVHMDGARMMNAAIAQKVAPSTILQNTHTVSVCLSKGLGAPVGTMLAGPQDFISRAVRCRKALGGGLRQVGILAAAGKLALGDMINRLEEDHRHARTFAQALLECDPPLYEVDMAAVETNILRFRLRDASLTPTEFCALMAAVGEGEQAAMGQGVRVLMFPHIGDSVRAVWHLGISLEDTQLAIQKLQFVARQHSQQRLRAQ; encoded by the exons atgtttttaaaaacGTTAAAGATTCCGGCCCGTGCCTTGTTGCAGTGTGTAAACCGGAGTGTCATCTCACCAAAACATCGCGTGAGGCTTGGACGAGGACCCTCTCGACTCTACTACGAGGTCGCTAAACCAGTCGACCCTTCCCTGTCCGGGGCATCCTCTGCCCGGACAGTGGACCTCCGTAGCGACACGGTGACCAAGCCTGGAGCGGCCATGCGTCAGGCCATGGCAGAGGCCGAGGTTGGGGACGATGTATTCGGGGAAGATCCAACAGTAAATG AGCTCCAGAAGATGGCTGCAGAGGTGTTTGGGATGGAGGCAGCTCTCTATGTCCCATCTGGAACCATGGCAAACCTCATAGCAG TAATGGTGcactgcagggagagaggagacgagatgATCGTTGGAGATCTGTCACACCTCCACATCTACGAGCAGGGAGGGAGTGCTCAG CTGGCTGGTGTCCACTCCACCACGGTGACCAATCTACCTGACGGGACCTTTGACCTGGATCAGCTGGAGTCCAAGATTCGCCATGGTTACCCCGACGCCCACTACCCCCGCTCACGCCTGGTGTGTGTGGagaacacacacaacatacaggGAGGCCGCGTGCTGCCCCTACCCTTCCtgcaggag gTAAAGGCGCTAGCAGACAGATATGGTCTGGCTGTACACATGGACGGAGCAAGAATGATGAATGCAGCCATTGCCCAGAAAGTCGCCCCATCTACAAtcctacaaaacacacacaccgtcaGCGTCTGCCTGTCCAAG GGTCTGGGTGCTCCAGTGGGCACCATGCTGGCTGGCCCTCAGGACTTCATTTCCAGGGCGGTGCGTTGTCGTAAAGCCCTAGGCGGAGGGCTGCGCCAGGTGGGAATTCTGGCAGCCGCTGGCAAGCTGGCATTGGGGGACATGATCAACAGGCTGGAGGAAGACCACCGTCATGCCAGGACCTTCGCACAGG ctctgttggagtgtgaccctccTCTCTACGAGGTCGACATGGCTGCTGTAGAAACCAACATCCTGCGGTTTCGTCTGCGGGACGCCTCGTTGACCCCAACAGAGTTCTGTGCTCTGATGGCTGCGGTGGGGGAAGGCGAGCAGGCCGCTATGGGGCAGGGGGTACGGGTACTCATGTTCCCCCACATTGGAGACTCTGTCAGGGCCGTCTGGCATCTGGGCATCTCACTGGAGGACACTCAGCTGGCCATCCAAAAGCTGCAGTTTGTGGCCAGGCAACACTCTCAGCAGAGGCTCAGGGCTCAATGA